A single genomic interval of Terriglobus albidus harbors:
- a CDS encoding heterodisulfide reductase-related iron-sulfur binding cluster produces MNNALTAHALSLVFRYAEPESFSMLERVLFAVLIVLSLGGFFWRFSSVLRDILTARKDPDFRLAPIGKRIWDFFWEVLCQAKVIRERPLPGLAHAFVFWGFLAFAVVSLNHFAAGFGLSFLSPASWIGSFYFWFAAIFALLVGVSIAGLFIRRFFVRPIWLGRKVSYESGFIALLIFALMATYLAAFAVPAASFAARGLWWAHALCILIFLPLIPHTKHLHLVLSPITVFLSRGEFSRIPPLAGDEDFGLVTGKDVTQLVALQAYSCVECGRCTEHCPASNTGKVLNPKEIILGVRSYLNDLGPHAEEPLLGKYNSQEAAFQCTTCGACEYQCPVGIEHLPVIIGLRRGAVNTGAWEDDYGTKLFLALERNGNALGMSATERDKFIKKQELPIFDGSQEYCLWLGCMGAFDPQGREIIASFAKVMNYLGTSFGVLKKERCTGDPVRRLGNDLIFQQLAEQNLEIMKQQKVTRIVTICPHCVRTIAKDWKDYGASPEVEHHSEFMARFQDKLPKSSGPDIVYHDPCYLGRYRGSYDQPREVLARSGRVIDPPRARERSFCCGAGGGLAFLGEEAGNARVSHVRAKELAATGASIVGAACPFCNTMFRDALAATSDAPPQLLDIAQIAAQSISNATKSSNGVQNA; encoded by the coding sequence ATGAATAACGCGCTGACCGCACACGCTCTCTCCCTGGTCTTCCGCTACGCGGAGCCAGAATCCTTCTCCATGCTGGAGAGGGTTCTCTTTGCTGTCCTGATCGTGCTTTCGCTTGGCGGCTTCTTCTGGCGTTTCAGCAGCGTCTTACGCGACATCCTCACCGCGCGCAAAGATCCCGACTTCCGCCTCGCTCCCATCGGGAAGCGCATCTGGGATTTCTTTTGGGAAGTCCTCTGTCAGGCCAAAGTCATCCGCGAGCGGCCGCTACCCGGGCTGGCGCATGCCTTTGTCTTCTGGGGTTTTCTTGCTTTCGCAGTGGTCTCGCTCAACCATTTTGCTGCGGGCTTCGGACTGTCTTTTCTGTCACCGGCGAGTTGGATCGGTAGCTTCTACTTCTGGTTTGCAGCCATCTTCGCATTGCTTGTGGGCGTGTCCATCGCGGGACTCTTTATCCGCCGCTTCTTCGTGCGGCCCATCTGGCTGGGACGCAAGGTCTCGTATGAGTCTGGCTTTATCGCCCTCCTCATCTTCGCCCTCATGGCAACCTATCTCGCTGCCTTCGCCGTACCGGCGGCATCATTCGCCGCACGTGGACTCTGGTGGGCGCATGCGCTCTGTATTCTGATCTTCCTTCCCCTGATCCCTCACACCAAGCACCTGCACCTTGTTCTGAGCCCCATCACCGTCTTTCTCTCACGCGGCGAGTTCAGCCGAATCCCACCACTCGCGGGCGATGAAGACTTCGGCCTGGTTACGGGCAAGGATGTCACCCAGCTTGTCGCGCTGCAGGCATACTCCTGCGTCGAGTGTGGCCGCTGTACTGAGCACTGTCCAGCCTCCAACACCGGTAAGGTGCTCAACCCGAAGGAGATCATCCTCGGTGTGCGCAGCTATCTCAACGATCTCGGCCCCCACGCAGAGGAGCCGCTGCTCGGCAAGTACAACTCGCAGGAGGCGGCGTTCCAGTGCACCACCTGCGGCGCATGCGAGTACCAGTGCCCAGTAGGCATCGAACATCTGCCGGTCATCATTGGCCTGCGCCGCGGCGCTGTGAATACCGGCGCCTGGGAGGACGACTACGGCACCAAGCTCTTTCTGGCGCTGGAACGCAATGGCAATGCGCTCGGCATGAGCGCCACCGAGCGGGACAAGTTCATCAAAAAGCAGGAGCTGCCGATCTTCGACGGCTCACAGGAATACTGCCTATGGCTCGGCTGCATGGGCGCCTTCGACCCTCAGGGCCGCGAGATCATCGCTTCCTTTGCGAAGGTAATGAACTACCTCGGCACCAGCTTCGGGGTTCTTAAAAAAGAGCGGTGCACCGGCGATCCAGTCCGCCGTCTCGGCAACGATCTCATCTTCCAGCAGCTCGCCGAACAGAACCTGGAGATCATGAAGCAGCAGAAGGTCACCAGAATCGTCACCATCTGCCCGCACTGTGTGCGCACCATCGCCAAAGATTGGAAGGACTACGGCGCCTCGCCCGAGGTCGAGCATCACTCCGAGTTCATGGCGCGTTTTCAGGACAAGCTGCCGAAATCCTCCGGTCCCGACATTGTTTACCACGACCCCTGCTACCTTGGGCGCTATCGCGGCTCCTACGATCAGCCGCGTGAGGTGTTGGCACGCTCGGGCCGGGTCATCGATCCGCCGCGCGCTCGTGAGCGTTCCTTCTGCTGCGGCGCCGGAGGTGGCCTTGCCTTTCTCGGCGAGGAAGCCGGTAACGCGCGTGTGAGTCACGTCCGCGCGAAAGAGCTTGCCGCGACCGGCGCAAGCATCGTAGGCGCCGCCTGTCCCTTCTGCAACACCATGTTTCGCGATGCGCTGGCCGCCACCAGTGATGCGCCGCCGCAACTGCTCGATATCGCGCAGATCGCTGCGCAATCCATCTCCAACGCCACCAAGTCATCCAATGGAGTACAGAACGCATGA
- a CDS encoding TetR/AcrR family transcriptional regulator, which translates to MSKQSAALQPHRRLFADRRRNPDAKREAVLHTAVRMFLGRSYARTSMNDVATQLNITKPALYHYFRNKEEILVEIYRLGADLIDEALDSIEADEKPGLDKVTDFIGGYIRIIAGDFGRAIIRLDDGELSKAGRKLVRARKREIDHRLRALIDSGIEDGSIASCDAKIAAFILAGAINGMASWYEPAGPMDLAAITGQYVRMLAAGLATGGLPELSERQTIAPRRFE; encoded by the coding sequence ATGTCCAAGCAGTCCGCAGCCTTACAGCCGCATCGACGGTTGTTCGCCGACCGCCGACGCAATCCGGACGCCAAGCGGGAGGCCGTGCTCCACACAGCTGTTCGGATGTTCCTCGGGCGCTCCTACGCGCGCACGTCGATGAACGACGTAGCGACGCAGTTGAATATCACAAAACCGGCGCTCTACCACTACTTCCGCAACAAGGAAGAGATCCTGGTGGAGATCTACCGGCTGGGGGCGGACTTGATCGACGAGGCGCTGGATTCGATCGAAGCCGATGAAAAACCTGGACTGGACAAAGTAACGGACTTTATCGGCGGCTATATCCGGATCATTGCCGGAGACTTTGGCCGGGCGATCATTCGGCTGGATGACGGGGAGTTATCGAAGGCTGGCCGCAAGCTGGTGCGCGCCCGCAAGCGCGAGATCGACCATCGGTTGCGAGCCCTTATCGACAGCGGCATTGAGGATGGATCCATTGCCTCCTGCGATGCAAAGATTGCGGCCTTCATCCTGGCCGGGGCCATTAACGGGATGGCCAGTTGGTATGAGCCTGCCGGGCCAATGGACCTGGCCGCTATCACAGGGCAATACGTTCGGATGCTGGCGGCGGGGCTGGCTACGGGAGGCCTGCCGGAGTTGTCCGAGCGCCAGACAATTGCGCCACGTCGCTTTGAGTAG
- a CDS encoding 3-hydroxyacyl-CoA dehydrogenase NAD-binding domain-containing protein: MGAVAEQEMKTTRVEAPLLLRKAAVLGAGTMGSRIAAHLANVGVNVLLLDLPGSEGGRNVVADKALEALKKSKAAAFYTPSAAMRIQTGNFEDDLAQLAECDWIVEAVTENLEIKQQLLARVAPHVQPHAFLTTNTSGIPVGSIASVLSPELRRRWFGTHFFNPPRYMRLVEVVPGPDTDPAAMAALSAFLDQNLGKEVVRARDTPNFIANRIGIFFILETLRVMREEDLNVEEIDALTGTAIGLPRTGTFRLADMVGLDILAYVARNFAQARTDAGGQAALPPFLETMLERKWLGDKTGGGFYKKERSADGKEERFVLDLKTLEYQPTSKPKFPALDMAKNVESLPERLRILLSGDQKKDKAARFHWKLLTRLWNYSADCLPEIADSAASIDAAMRAGYNWQLGPFEMWDAAGVAETVARVQAADEPISPVVEAMLAGGAKTWYADNGTAYYDLATRRYQTVARPAGIAHIATFRASNGVVRANPGASLIDIGDGVGCIELHSTKSTIGDDIMRLITKTLEPSSEFVRDFRAFVISSDAENFSVGANLMQLLLAAQEGEWEDIDLTVRTFQRMTQSIKFCPRPVVVAPYALCLGGATEISLHGARRQAHAELYMGLVETGVGLIPGGGGTKEFALKATDEAIHAFGDASRVAISTEIVDTMKQAFETIAMAKVSTSAAEARSLNLLTEEDGITLNRERLLLEAKNATLALADAGYLPPVMRSEIPAAGESVRATLRLGAYLMQQSGYASEHDVKVAGHVAHILCGGRVAPGTRVSEQYYLDLEREAFLSLCGERKTQERIAYTLSNGKPLRN, encoded by the coding sequence ATGGGAGCTGTTGCTGAGCAGGAAATGAAGACGACCAGGGTTGAGGCGCCGCTGCTGTTGCGCAAGGCCGCCGTCCTGGGTGCGGGGACAATGGGATCGAGAATTGCGGCGCACTTGGCCAATGTAGGCGTGAATGTGCTGCTACTGGATCTGCCAGGCAGCGAAGGTGGGCGAAACGTTGTTGCCGACAAGGCACTCGAGGCGCTCAAGAAGAGCAAGGCAGCTGCGTTCTACACACCCAGCGCCGCCATGCGCATCCAGACAGGGAACTTCGAGGATGACCTGGCCCAACTCGCCGAGTGCGACTGGATCGTTGAGGCAGTAACGGAGAACCTGGAGATCAAGCAGCAGCTGCTGGCGCGTGTAGCACCGCACGTGCAGCCGCATGCCTTCCTCACCACCAATACCAGCGGCATCCCGGTTGGCTCGATTGCCAGCGTGCTGTCTCCCGAACTACGCCGCCGTTGGTTTGGCACACACTTCTTCAATCCGCCACGTTATATGCGGCTTGTGGAGGTGGTTCCAGGACCGGATACCGACCCGGCGGCCATGGCCGCACTCTCCGCCTTCCTCGACCAGAACCTCGGCAAAGAGGTGGTCCGGGCACGGGACACGCCGAACTTCATCGCGAACCGCATCGGCATCTTCTTCATCCTGGAAACGCTGCGCGTGATGCGGGAAGAGGACCTGAACGTTGAGGAGATAGACGCCCTGACCGGCACCGCCATAGGCCTGCCGCGCACCGGCACCTTCCGGCTGGCAGACATGGTCGGGCTGGACATCCTGGCGTACGTGGCGCGAAACTTCGCGCAAGCCCGCACCGATGCTGGCGGACAGGCTGCGCTGCCACCCTTCCTGGAAACCATGCTTGAGCGCAAGTGGCTGGGCGACAAGACAGGTGGAGGCTTCTACAAGAAAGAGCGAAGCGCGGACGGGAAAGAGGAGCGCTTCGTTCTCGACCTGAAGACGCTGGAGTACCAGCCGACGTCGAAGCCCAAATTCCCGGCGCTGGATATGGCGAAGAACGTGGAGTCGCTGCCGGAGCGGCTGCGGATCCTCTTATCCGGTGACCAGAAGAAGGACAAGGCGGCGCGCTTCCACTGGAAGCTGCTGACGCGGCTTTGGAACTACTCCGCCGATTGCCTGCCTGAAATTGCAGACTCTGCGGCCAGCATCGATGCAGCGATGCGCGCCGGCTACAACTGGCAGCTTGGCCCGTTCGAGATGTGGGATGCAGCCGGCGTAGCGGAGACAGTCGCCCGCGTGCAGGCAGCGGACGAGCCTATCAGCCCGGTTGTAGAGGCCATGCTGGCCGGCGGGGCAAAGACCTGGTATGCCGACAACGGCACTGCCTATTATGACCTGGCGACACGGCGTTATCAAACGGTGGCGCGGCCTGCGGGCATTGCGCACATCGCTACCTTCCGAGCCAGCAACGGGGTCGTGCGTGCGAACCCGGGGGCATCGCTCATCGACATCGGCGATGGCGTCGGATGCATCGAGCTGCACTCGACGAAGAGCACGATCGGTGATGACATCATGCGGCTGATCACAAAAACGCTTGAGCCCTCGTCGGAGTTCGTGCGCGACTTCCGCGCCTTCGTGATCTCCAGCGATGCAGAGAATTTCTCGGTTGGCGCAAACCTGATGCAGCTGCTGCTTGCCGCCCAGGAAGGCGAATGGGAGGATATCGACCTGACGGTTCGCACCTTCCAGCGCATGACACAGTCAATCAAGTTCTGCCCGCGGCCGGTGGTGGTTGCGCCCTACGCATTGTGCCTGGGAGGCGCGACGGAGATCTCGCTGCACGGTGCACGGCGGCAGGCACATGCCGAACTGTATATGGGGCTGGTAGAGACGGGTGTCGGCCTGATTCCCGGTGGCGGAGGCACCAAGGAGTTCGCGCTGAAGGCGACCGATGAGGCAATTCATGCCTTTGGCGATGCATCCCGCGTCGCCATCTCAACCGAAATCGTAGACACCATGAAGCAGGCCTTCGAGACGATCGCGATGGCGAAGGTCTCCACCTCTGCGGCCGAAGCGCGATCGCTGAACCTGTTGACTGAAGAAGACGGCATCACGCTGAACCGCGAGCGGCTGCTGCTGGAGGCAAAAAACGCCACTCTTGCCCTGGCGGACGCCGGGTATCTGCCGCCGGTGATGCGCTCCGAGATTCCCGCTGCAGGCGAGAGCGTGCGGGCGACGCTCCGGTTGGGGGCCTACCTCATGCAGCAGTCCGGTTACGCGAGCGAACACGACGTGAAGGTGGCCGGGCACGTTGCGCATATTCTGTGCGGCGGCCGCGTCGCGCCCGGCACGCGCGTGAGTGAGCAGTACTACTTGGATCTGGAGCGCGAGGCCTTCCTCTCGCTTTGCGGCGAGCGCAAGACGCAGGAACGCATCGCCTACACGCTGAGCAACGGCAAACCCCTAAGGAACTAG
- a CDS encoding acetyl-CoA C-acyltransferase, which translates to MQEAVIVSAVRTPVGKAGRGSLATTRPDDLAATAIEGAFARVPQLDKGEVDDVVLGCAHPEAEQGMNVARIASLRAGLPVEVSAMTVNRFCASGLQAIAQAADRIRGGGASVVVAGGTESMSMIPIGGHKISANPWLVDNMPAIYLSMGLTAERVSERFHISREDADSFALASHQKALKAIAEGRFTDEIVPVEWTERTPKAGSAKPEEQKRSFQIDEGPRADTSAEALAKLKPAFHVKGTVTAGNSSQTSDGAAATIVTSAERAAALGMKPMARFVAFATAGCAPDVMGIGPVHAVPKVLRIAGLKLEDIGLVELNEAFAAQALAVIRELGLDPEKVNVNGGAIALGHPLGCTGAKLTATLLHEMQRRKVRYGLVTMCVGGGMGAAGIFENLN; encoded by the coding sequence ATGCAGGAAGCAGTGATTGTCAGCGCCGTCCGTACACCGGTCGGCAAGGCAGGACGAGGCAGCCTCGCTACAACGCGGCCGGATGATCTAGCGGCCACGGCGATTGAGGGCGCATTCGCGCGCGTGCCGCAGCTCGACAAAGGCGAAGTGGATGACGTCGTTCTGGGCTGCGCGCATCCCGAAGCAGAGCAGGGCATGAACGTGGCGCGGATCGCGAGCCTGCGTGCTGGTCTGCCGGTGGAAGTCTCAGCGATGACGGTGAACCGCTTCTGCGCATCGGGTCTGCAGGCGATTGCGCAGGCAGCAGATCGTATCCGCGGCGGTGGCGCATCGGTGGTCGTGGCCGGCGGCACGGAGTCGATGAGCATGATCCCCATCGGTGGTCACAAGATCAGCGCCAACCCGTGGCTGGTTGACAACATGCCTGCCATCTATCTCTCGATGGGATTGACGGCGGAGCGGGTGAGCGAGCGCTTCCATATAAGCCGCGAGGACGCTGATAGCTTCGCGCTGGCCAGTCATCAGAAGGCCTTGAAGGCGATCGCCGAGGGACGCTTCACGGACGAGATCGTGCCGGTGGAATGGACCGAACGCACACCGAAAGCCGGCTCTGCAAAGCCAGAGGAACAGAAGCGTAGCTTCCAGATCGATGAAGGACCGCGCGCCGATACATCCGCTGAGGCGCTGGCCAAACTGAAGCCCGCCTTCCATGTGAAGGGCACGGTGACGGCGGGCAATTCGTCACAGACCTCCGATGGCGCGGCGGCCACCATTGTGACCAGTGCGGAACGCGCGGCCGCCTTGGGCATGAAACCGATGGCGCGTTTCGTCGCCTTTGCTACCGCGGGTTGCGCTCCGGACGTGATGGGAATCGGACCGGTACATGCTGTGCCGAAGGTGCTCAGGATCGCCGGGCTGAAACTGGAAGACATTGGCCTGGTGGAGTTGAACGAAGCCTTCGCCGCGCAGGCGCTCGCGGTCATTCGTGAACTTGGTCTCGATCCGGAGAAGGTGAACGTGAATGGCGGCGCGATCGCGCTGGGACATCCGCTGGGCTGCACTGGTGCGAAGCTGACCGCAACATTGCTGCATGAGATGCAGCGCCGCAAGGTGCGCTATGGCCTGGTGACGATGTGCGTGGGCGGCGGCATGGGTGCAGCAGGCATCTTCGAGAATCTGAACTGA
- a CDS encoding acyl-CoA dehydrogenase family protein: protein MTTLASQPTTTVKAAAGGSFLIEERTPQEVFTPEDFNDEQRQIAEAASNFAQKEILPAADAIEAKDYKVTRGLLAKAGELGLMATDTPEEYGGLAMDKVTSAIVGEKLSVLGSFAVTFSAHVGIGMLPIIWYGTPEQKQKYLPKLVTGEWVGAYALSEASSGSDAMSLRTRAVLSPDGQHYILNGEKMWITNGGFADLFTVFAKVDGEKFTAFLIERNTPGFSVGKEEHKLGIRGSSTCPLILSDCKVPVGNLLGELGKGHHIAFNILNIGRFKLGASAIGAAKNSLANAVRYAKERKAFGKAIGEFGLIQQKLAESATGIFVGESMAYRTIGMIDAALGSLEGDKAHDAREIQKKVEEYAVECSILKVWGSEMLDMVVDHTMQIYGGYGYVEEYPAERAYRDSRINRIFEGTNEINRLIITGWLMKRAASGQLPLLDAIKKLMAEVMEPPSFDASDDTDDPLRAEAALLANLKKAALFCSGSATQKYLQALQDQQEIMGDLADMTMQVFALESALLRARKLASQPQAQKSQLQTAHAMVKLFAADARAVVEKAARRVLAAVAEGDTLRTQLAILRRLLKHTPEDTIALSRAVAQRQLEAGGYKL, encoded by the coding sequence ATGACAACGCTGGCATCACAACCCACTACGACGGTCAAAGCCGCTGCTGGTGGCAGCTTCCTGATCGAGGAGCGCACACCGCAAGAGGTCTTTACCCCCGAGGACTTCAACGACGAACAACGGCAGATCGCCGAGGCCGCCTCGAACTTTGCGCAGAAGGAGATTCTCCCGGCAGCCGACGCGATCGAGGCAAAGGACTATAAGGTGACACGCGGGCTGCTGGCGAAGGCCGGCGAGCTGGGACTGATGGCCACCGACACGCCGGAGGAGTATGGCGGCCTTGCGATGGATAAGGTGACGTCGGCCATTGTGGGGGAGAAACTCTCTGTGCTGGGCAGTTTTGCCGTTACCTTCAGCGCACACGTGGGCATCGGCATGCTGCCCATCATCTGGTACGGCACTCCGGAGCAAAAGCAGAAGTATCTGCCTAAGCTGGTGACCGGTGAGTGGGTGGGTGCCTACGCCCTCTCTGAGGCCTCCTCCGGCTCGGACGCGATGAGCCTGCGCACACGCGCCGTGCTCTCCCCGGATGGGCAACATTACATCCTGAACGGCGAAAAGATGTGGATCACCAACGGAGGCTTCGCCGATCTCTTCACCGTCTTCGCAAAGGTGGACGGCGAGAAGTTCACGGCCTTTCTGATCGAGCGCAATACACCCGGCTTTTCCGTCGGCAAGGAGGAGCACAAGCTGGGCATTCGCGGCTCCTCCACCTGCCCGCTGATCCTGAGCGATTGCAAAGTGCCGGTGGGCAACCTGCTGGGCGAGTTGGGTAAGGGGCACCATATCGCCTTCAACATCCTGAACATCGGCCGTTTCAAGCTGGGCGCAAGCGCGATTGGCGCCGCAAAGAATTCACTTGCAAATGCGGTGCGCTATGCCAAAGAACGTAAGGCCTTTGGCAAGGCCATCGGCGAGTTCGGCCTGATCCAGCAGAAGCTGGCCGAGAGCGCGACCGGCATCTTCGTGGGCGAGAGTATGGCCTATCGCACCATCGGCATGATCGATGCGGCGCTGGGCTCGCTCGAAGGCGACAAGGCGCATGACGCGCGGGAGATCCAGAAGAAGGTCGAAGAGTATGCGGTTGAGTGCTCCATCCTCAAGGTATGGGGATCCGAGATGCTGGACATGGTGGTGGACCATACGATGCAGATTTATGGTGGCTACGGTTACGTGGAGGAGTATCCGGCAGAGCGTGCGTATCGCGACTCGCGCATCAATCGCATCTTCGAGGGTACGAACGAGATCAACCGGCTGATCATCACCGGATGGCTGATGAAGCGCGCGGCGAGTGGACAGCTACCGCTGCTGGACGCGATCAAGAAGCTGATGGCAGAGGTGATGGAGCCGCCCTCCTTCGACGCTAGCGACGATACCGATGACCCATTGAGAGCCGAGGCAGCGTTGCTTGCGAATTTGAAGAAGGCGGCCCTCTTCTGCTCTGGCTCAGCGACGCAGAAGTACCTTCAGGCACTGCAGGATCAGCAGGAGATCATGGGCGACCTGGCGGACATGACGATGCAGGTCTTCGCGCTGGAATCAGCACTGCTACGCGCGCGCAAGCTGGCGTCGCAGCCCCAGGCCCAAAAGTCACAATTGCAGACAGCGCACGCGATGGTGAAGCTCTTCGCAGCCGATGCGCGTGCGGTGGTCGAAAAGGCTGCGCGACGTGTGCTGGCCGCTGTTGCCGAGGGTGACACGTTGCGCACCCAACTCGCTATCCTGCGGCGGCTGCTGAAGCACACACCGGAGGACACCATCGCGCTGAGCCGCGCTGTGGCACAGCGGCAGCTCGAGGCGGGTGGCTACAAACTCTGA
- a CDS encoding Fic family protein — protein sequence MSQLQAKSRLGRYVAKVFEGETVRAFVPPPLPPVPPVRFERLQLLLEQANQAVGRLDGLASLLPDLSLLLYTYVRKEAVLSSQIEGTQSSLSDLLLFENEEIPGAPIEDAQDVSNYVAAMNHGLERLRAGFPLSLRLIREIHEILLAQGRGSGKQPGEFRRSQNWIGGSRPGNAAFVPPPPEFVPECLGQFELFLHETESGLPLLIKAGLIHVQFETIHPFLDGNGRLGRLLITFLLCARGALREPILYLSLYFKSNRSAYYELLDRVRTRGDWEAWLDFFLIGVRDTADQAAGAARRIVALFEQDQKKIEGLGRPSASVLRVFQHMQRNPIVAIPTTAKKIGISAPTVTKSLMHMIDLGILHEVTGRERHRLFVYEQYLAILNEGTEPIR from the coding sequence TTGTCCCAGTTGCAGGCCAAATCCCGCCTCGGCCGATACGTCGCCAAAGTCTTTGAGGGCGAGACGGTTCGCGCCTTCGTCCCGCCGCCGTTGCCCCCGGTTCCGCCCGTGCGGTTCGAGAGGTTGCAACTGCTTCTGGAACAGGCCAATCAGGCGGTCGGTCGGCTCGACGGGCTTGCCTCTCTCCTTCCAGACCTTTCCCTTTTGCTGTATACATACGTTCGCAAAGAAGCCGTACTGTCGTCACAAATCGAGGGAACTCAATCCTCTCTATCGGATCTGCTGCTCTTTGAAAATGAAGAGATTCCCGGTGCGCCTATCGAAGACGCGCAGGACGTCTCGAATTATGTCGCCGCCATGAACCATGGGCTGGAACGCCTGCGCGCAGGATTCCCACTATCGTTGCGACTGATCCGGGAGATCCATGAAATTCTTCTGGCCCAAGGTCGAGGAAGCGGCAAACAGCCAGGTGAATTCAGACGAAGTCAGAATTGGATCGGCGGGAGTCGCCCAGGTAATGCGGCGTTTGTGCCGCCACCTCCAGAATTCGTCCCGGAATGCCTGGGACAGTTCGAACTCTTCTTGCATGAAACGGAGTCGGGACTCCCGCTGCTCATCAAAGCCGGATTGATCCATGTTCAGTTTGAGACGATCCATCCGTTCCTGGATGGCAACGGCAGGCTGGGACGCCTCCTGATCACGTTTCTTCTCTGTGCCCGGGGCGCGCTCCGGGAACCGATTCTCTATCTGAGCCTCTATTTCAAAAGTAATCGCAGTGCGTACTATGAGCTCCTCGACCGTGTGCGCACCAGGGGCGATTGGGAAGCGTGGCTTGACTTCTTTCTGATTGGAGTCCGAGACACCGCCGACCAGGCTGCAGGCGCAGCCCGACGCATTGTTGCCCTTTTCGAACAGGATCAGAAGAAGATCGAAGGCTTGGGTCGCCCCTCAGCCTCAGTCTTGCGCGTATTTCAACACATGCAGCGGAATCCGATCGTTGCGATTCCCACCACAGCCAAAAAGATCGGAATCTCAGCGCCGACAGTCACCAAATCACTGATGCACATGATCGATCTAGGAATCTTGCACGAGGTAACTGGCCGGGAGCGGCACCGGCTGTTCGTCTATGAGCAGTATTTGGCAATTCTGAACGAAGGAACGGAACCGATTCGATGA